In Candidatus Auribacterota bacterium, the genomic window AATGATTCCCCGGCATGCTCAACTCTATTTCAAGAAGTCCAATGACCATGACTGCAGCCGAAAGTGTAAGGTGTAAAGCGAAAGGAGCAGGAGGGGATGTTTACATCGTCTTTCGGCACGGTGCACTATTTACAGGAATAACACAATCGGGGGGATTGATTTCCCTTGTATCATCTTACCTCTTTCATCTCACGTCTTACAGATCGCATCACAATTTCTGCGGAATCTTCTCCATCTTAAAAACCTCTATGATGTCGCCCTCCTGAATGTCGGTGAGATTGGCGAGGCGTATGCCGCACTCCATCCCGCTCTTCGCTTCCTTCACGGGGTCCTTGAAGCGCCTGATCGATGAGATCTCCCCTTCCTGGACGATCTTATCTCCGCGGATCACGCGTGCCCGCGCGTTCTCAACGACTTTCCCCTCGATGACAACGCTGCCCGCGACCGGTTCGCCCTTTGCGGCGCGGAAGAGCTGCTTTACCTCGGCGCGCCCCACGATCGTCTCCTTGATCGCAGGTTCCAGCAATCCCTCCAGCGCCTTCCGCACATCCTCGATGACCTTGTAGATCACGTCGTAGAGTTTGATCTCCACGTTCTCCTTGCGGCTCAGCTCCTTGGCGCCAAGATCAATGCGCGTGTGGAAACCGATGGCCACCGCGTCCGAGGCGGAAGCGAGCATGATGTCGTTCTCATTGACATCGCCGACCGCGCACCTGATGATATTCACGGAGACCTTCTCGTTCCCCATTGTCTTCAGCGCATCCCTCAGCGCCTCCACAGATCCCTGGACATCCCCCTTCAGGATGAGGTCGAGTTCCTTGACCTTCCCGGCGGCGATCTTGGAATAGAGCTCCTCGAGCGTCATCTTCGCCGTTTCTCTCACCCCTGAGGCTCCTCGCTCCATGCGGAGTGACTCAGCCATTCTCTTCGCCTCCCGCTCGCTCTCGACAACCCTGAGCTCCTCGCCGGGCTGCGGCACCCCATTGAGCCCCAGGACCTCCACAGGCTTCGCGGGCCCGCCCTCCCGCACCCGCTCGCCACGATAATTAAACAGGGCCTTTATCTTCCCTGAGCAGACGCCGCACACGATCGGGTCTCCCATGCGGAGCGTGCCCTTCCTGACCAGTGCGGTCGCCACCGCCCCGCGCTCCTTGTCCATCTTCGCCTCGATGATCACCCCCCGGGCGGGCGCGGTCGGGCTCGCCTTGAGCTCCATCATCTCCGCCTGGAGGATGATCATCTCCAGGAGATGATCGAGTCCCTGCTTGGTGATCGCCGAGACATCGCAGCAGATTGTCTGCCCGCCGTATTCCTCGGGGGCGAGCTCGAGCTCCATCAGCTGCCTCCTCACCTTTTCCGGCGAGGCTCCGGGCTTGTCGATCTTGTTTATCGCCACGACAATGGGCACCTTGGCCGCCCGCGCATGGTCAATCGCCTCACGCGTCTGGGGCATCACCCCATCGTCCGCAGCCACCACGAGCACGGCGATATCGGTGACATTGGCGCCGCGGGCCCGCATCGCCGTGAAGGTCTCATGGCCCGGCGTGTCCAGGAATGTGATCCTCCCCTTTTCCAGCTCGACCTCGTACGCCCCTATGTGCTGGGTGATGCCGCCTGCCTCCTGGGACACCACCTTTGTTTCGCGGATCGCGTCGAGGAGCGAGGTCTTCCCGTGGTCAATGTGGCCCATGAATGTCACCACGGGAGCCCTCGGCGCGCGGTCTCTCTCCTCTTCAGCTGCCGCCGCAGCGGCGGCATCCGGTTCCCTGACCAGCTCAACTTCGCGGCCGTATTCATGGGCGATGATTTCCACCGTTTCGGCGTCGAGATTCTGGTTGATCGTGGCCATGACGCCAAATTTCATCAGGGTGCGGATGAGATCTTCCGATTTGATGTGGAAAATCTCACCCATCTTCCGCACGTTCACCGGAAGCGCCACCGTGATTTTCTCAGCAACGGGACAGGGAGCACCCCCCGCGACGGGAGGAGGAGGCGGCGCCTTTTCGGGATGAACGGCCTTTTTCGCTGCGGCGGCGGGCGCCGTGGCAACGGGCGGGGTCGCCGGCGGTTTTGCTTTCCGAGGTGCGGATTCCGCCGCACGGGCAGCTTTCTTAGCCTTCGGTTTCGCCGGGGGCTTCGCGCCGGCCGCTGGAGCGGCTTTCCGCTTCACCTCTTTTTTTGAAGAAGGCCGCACCTCTTCCCGCAATTTCGCGGCAACATCTTCCTCGATACTGCTCGAATGGCTCTTGACCTTGATTCCCATAACCGCAAGGCGGTCAATGAGCCCTTGAGCCTCTATGCCCAGCTCCCTGGCCAACGTATAAATTCGAACACCCACGGGCCACCCCCTTCACCTATTCAGCTTCTTTTACTTCTTCCTGCTGATCTGCTGTCGTTTCTTCGGGCGGCGCTTCCCCTTCTCCCTGCGCTCCATGCCCGTCACCGCGCGTGTCTTCTTGAGGCTCGCTCACGCCTGCCGGCGCCTCTCCAGCCGTGGATTCGCCCTCCGCAGGTTTCGGCTCTTCAGCGGGTGCGACGGTTTTCTTCGGGACTTCCTCTTTTCCTGCGACGCGGAAACCCGCGGCGGCCCTGACAATCTTACCCGCCGTTTTCTCGCCGATGCCGGCGATCTTCATAAGATCGTCGGACGTGGCCTTGCGGAGGGCGCCGAGCGATTTATAGCCGCTCTCAACCAGTGAACTGATGACCTTCCTGCCGAGCCCTTCAAGCTGATCGACGGGCACCTCAGCTTCCTTCACCTCGCGGTCCTTGTCGCTCGCCTTCTTGATGTCGATTTTCCAGCCCGTCAATCTCGACACGAGCCGTATACCCTGACCCTTCTTCCCCACGGCGAGCGAGAACTGGTCGTCGTCAACCATTATCTCCGCGCTCCCCTCCCCGAGCACCTTCACCTCTCGGGGCTTGGCGGGGCTGAGCGCGTTTGTGATGAATACCGCCGGGTCTTCGCTCCAGCGTATGATATCAACCCTTTCCCCGTTGAGCTCGTGGACCACATCCTTCACCCGCGCGCCCCTCATCCCCACGCACGCCCCCACTGGGTCGACCTTTTCCGTCTTCGAATGGACCGCGATCTTGGTGCGGAAGCCCGGATCACGGGCGACAGCCTTGATCTCCACCGTCCCCTCGCCGATCTCGGGCACCTCGAGTTCAAAGAGCTTCCGCACGAGCTCGGGATGGCTTCTCGACACCACGATCTCGGGGCCCTTGGGGCTATCCTTCACCTCGACGATGTACACCTTGAATCGCCGGTTGACGCCGTAGCTCTCCCTCGGGCACTGCTCGGCCTGGGGCAAAATCGCCTCCGCCTTGCCCAGGTCGAGGATGACGTTCCCGCGCTCGTACCTGCGCACCGCAGCGGTGATGATCTCCCCGGCGCGGTCCTTGTAGTCGTTGAACACGATCTTGTGCTCGGCTTCCTTGATGCGCTGGATGATCACCTGCTTGGCGGTCTGCGCAGCGATGCGCCCGAAGTCCTTCACCCGGATTTCCCGGCGAATCGTGTCGCCGATCTTCGCGTCGGGATTGATCTCCCTGGCGCTGGCGAGCGTGATCTCCTCTTCAGGTGCTTTCACCTCGTCCACGACAGTGACGTCGCAGCAGGCTTTGATCCTGCCGGTCTCCCTCTCTATTTCAACGCTCAGGTTCTTCACCTGGCCGGCGCTCTTCCTGGCAGCCGACAGCAGCGAACTCTCAACAGCCTCGATCAGGACGTCCCTGCTGATACCCCTCTCCCGCTCAAGGTATTCAAAACCGGCAAGCAATTCGCCATTCATCACGTCCCCCTGCTATCTCGAATTTATAAACCACTGAACCTGCCTGCCGGCAGGGACACTGATTCCACAGAGTCAGTGTTCCTTACAGCGGCCTCCGTGCCTCCAGTGGTTTCATTTTGTCTTCAGTCAATCACCAAAAAAAAGAGTGGGAAATTCCCACTCCGTAGAAGCGCACTCCATGGAAGCGCGACGTAGTTCTAGTATAGATTATAATAAAGTCAAGGCGCCGTCAAGCAGGAAAGTATTATATTCCTTGACAGATGATGCAGATATAAGTGCGGGCTTTTTACTAATTGATACCACACAGGTGAAGTTTTATATACAGCCGATGCGATGGGAAAGGCAAATCTTTCCAACAAGCATCTTAACAAGTTGCAATAAAACTCGCGGCGGGATTAAAAAATCAGTAGCTGCCCACGAGCATGCCCGTGGAAATCCGCCCCTTCGTGGACTATTAAAGGAACGCCGTTCATGCTCTCTGTCAATAGTCGAGAGCTAGCCCTGACTTGTCCTACAACACAGAGCGTTGACAATTATTGATGTAGTGAGGCTATCCTTCAAAACGGCGCAGGATGGACACCGAAAAATATGTCTTGAGTTTCGTTGCTCAAGCAGGTGACCATGAGGTCGGTCCCCCCGATAAAGAAGGCTCAATTGACTACTGCCTGCGCCTTATCAAACGTGATCACATAGAGGCTCCCAGGCCCCAGCTCTTGGAGGCTCGATACCGGCGGGATCTTCCCCGCCTCCACCGTCACCACATAGAAGCACACCGTGGCCCCCGCCATGGAGAGAGGAATCTTCGCCCCGGGCTTGATGGTCACGGAGTAGGGGGCGGCATAGCCCGGAACGTTCCGGTAGAGCGGCTGTATCCCGGGCACGACCTTGCCGTCCAAGAAGATCGTGTACGGCCCGTATGGCGTGTCAGCGATGAAGTACAGATCGAACGTCCGGGTAATGTCCTGCGTCAGGGAGAGGTCGAGAGTGAACTGCTCGCCCGCTTTGAGCGGCCCCGGCTTGATCCAGAGGGGGGACACGGGTGTTTGAGTGGGCGTGGCAGTCGGCGTCAGTGTGGGGATCTCAGTCGGATTGCCTGTTGGTGTCACCGTCGGAGTGGGTGTCGGGGTATAAGCGAATTGATTGTACCGATCCGCTATCTCCGCAGCGCTTAGCGCCTCGTTACTGATTCTCGCTTCATCAACTACGCCTCTGAACGTCTCCTGGCATGCCCCAGCAGGATTCTGACCTATCCGCACCGGCATATCATTGGTCACGATAGCCCCTGAAGCGTTTGCAGAGTTATCGAGCTTGCCGTTCAGATAGATGCACTTGACCGCACCATCATAAGTCCCCGCTATATAGGCCCACTCATTCGGCTGCACGGCCGCAGTGGTGCATACATCCGGCTGCCCCCCGGTCTCAAAGCAGACATGCCCCGTATCGTCGAGAGCAAGGCCGTACAGCGTATAGGGGGCTACGCAGGCTGTGTGCGGCTTGTTCATGATCACTCCACCAGACACTATCTGATCAGGTTTGATCCACGCCTCGAGGGTCATTGCTCCCTTTATGTCCAGCGTGTTTGCGTCTGCTATGTCGACATACTCATTCGCCTCGTCAAATAGCAGCGCCTTCCCGTTAATCCCATCCGTCCACGTTGCCCCGGTGATCATTCCATCGTTCCCGAATGAACTCACATCGGCCGCGATAGATCCAATTCCTTCGTTGAATGGCCAGTATCCCATCACTCCGATAGGATAATTATCCGGATTATGAGGGTCAGTACCCCCAAGATATTCCTCGAGATTGCTATACCCATCCAGGTCCGGATCCTCCGCTGCATCATCGACGAGCGGGTTAAGGCTATTATCGACTTCCCACCCATCTGGCATCTGATCACCGTCTGTATCCGCCTTGTTCGGATCAGTATGGTAGGTATTGATTTCCTCCCCATCCTGAAGGCCATCATTATCACTATCGGGATTAGTTGGGTTCGTGCCATACTGATCAACTTCTTCTCCGTCCTTAAGACCATCCGCATCGGAATCCGGATTAGTAATCGATGTCCCAACCAGATACTCCGACAGATTGCTCAATCCGTCGCTATCTCCGTCGCTCTCTCCATCACTGGGATCATTTGGGTTAAGACCATGGGATTTCTCCCATACATCAGGGATGCCGTCCGAATCGGTATCACCTGCATTTTGATGTGCATAAGATGCCGGGCTTGAGGTGAAAACATTCCCTGCCGGATCAACACTTAATGCCCTAAACTCTGCTGTCTGTCCCATGGGAATAGAATCCTGGTTGAAATATTTATCCATCCCATCGGAGGTGATATTCACGCCCATAGTAATCCACTCAGTGTTGCCACTATACTTGAACTGATAATCCAGAGACCTAAGATCAGTCACGCCGGGTTGCTTTGCCACTGTGATGACTGGGAGCACATCCATGCCGCTTGAGGGGGCCCCTCGCAGTCCTGCTCCCTTGGCCCCGATGGATACATTAATGGCAGGAGCTGTCTTATCGTATTTCACTGTGGTGTATGGCGGATTAGTATCCGAGACATCCGCCGCATTAACTCCGACTGCCCTCAACTGATACTCACCGCTAATCCATTGCCCCGGCGCTGTGAATAACATCGAATAGTTATTGCCTGAAGACAGCGTCCCGACCTCTGTCCATGGAGCACTGGGGTCAGTGGTGGATTCTCTCCAGGCAAGTATTGCATGGTCGCAGCGGTCGCTTGGCTGGGCATTAATGCCGAATATCTCTCCTACTGTAGAAGAAGGGTCGGGCTTTGCAATAATTGCTGATGGAACCGGCTCAACGGCTAGATCCACAATGTCAGTTGTGTTCGCAGCGGTCACGCTTAGACCTGGAATTGTCTTCTTGAGATACACTCCGCCACCAGCGACCACATCCCAATTGCCTTCGGACAGATTGATCAACTTGAAATATCCTTTGGAATTACTCCTGCTCGAAGAAATAATAGTGTCGCCTTGCTTGGCTACTACCGGCACGTCTTGCAGCCCCACACCGTGAACATCATCCACAATACGCCCTCGAATGCTTCCTTTGTTAAGATGCTCTGGGAGAATAGCCAGTTTGATGTCCGGTGTCGTCCATGCAAGCAAGTTCCCTTTTGATGTAATATCATAATTCCCTCCCCAGATATTTACAGGAATGACCGTCCACCAAGGATTCGTACCTCCCCTATTGATCGACCACAAGGAATAGTATCCAATTGCCCAGTTGGCACACAAAGCAATGCGATTACAGCCAGGAATACTTTTAGGATGTAGTTCGACTAATGGATGATAAGTCTGTTGCGTTTTTCCAGTGCCGTCCTGACTCATTTCATAAATGTTACTCATATCCCAATTTTCTGCAACAGCATAGAGGATGCTTGATCCGGATTCTGAATATGTCGCTGATAATTCATCGGTCGGATTGTTCGTCAAAGCAATACTGGATCCCGGTCCTGTACATTTAAATATATTCCAATGCTCGCTTCCGTTTTCCACTACTGCATCACTATATATGAATTCCTGATTCAATGGATGTATCGAAGGGAAAGAATACCCAATGAGGCTTGAGTCACTGGAGATATTAGTTTGCCATGTGCTTAGATACGCTCCGTTGATATCGTACCATTTAAAGTCCAGCTTGTTGCTCGCATTTACTCCAGCACATATTAAATGAGTTGAATTCAGGTCAAAGGTCATCACGTTAGGGATATTCAAAAGAGTCGTTTGCCCTGATGATAGATCGAGTTTATAAAACCCATAGGTGGGACTGTTGGTCCTGTAATATAGATATTTATCGTCGGGCGAGAATGCCACCCATCCTTGTCCCCCGCTTGGAATGCTAATAGTCTCGTAGAGAACTGGAACATGGGTCGTGTAAGTAAATGGTTTAACAGTAGGCTGCCCCGGAGGCAGTATCTCAAGTCTGAACCAATATACTCCCAACGATACCGCCAAATCGTAGTTGTCGGTGGCGTGCCAAGTGACGCTATTTGCCCCCGAAGGCATGAGCTGATTTTCACACAGCGTTCGGACGAGCCTGTTTTGGCAGTCATATATTTTTGCCGTAACCCATGCGTCGGCGCTGAGCGCAAAGCCAAATGACGCCTCATCATTCACACCGTCACCGTCCAGCGTGATGGGGTTATTAATAGCCGGCCCCGATCCTGGGGAATATGTGAAATTCGATGCATACACCGAGGGCCACTCAATCGAGCGACTCCATAATTGATATCTGGTATCATCCTCGATAGTAGTTCTTATATAGTACATCCGACCGCCGTCTTTTGAAAAACAGCCGGAACAATCCCTGCGATTTTCAAATGTAATCTGAATAGGCGTCATTTCAGTAAATGGAAAAGCGGCGAAAATGTCTTCGTTTGGTCCGGAAATGTATTTTGTATAAAGGACTCTTGTATTATCGTGTGTGAGCATTGGGACTGCATAGCCGCACATCGCGTCTTCCGGCATATCCCATATGGGCACGAGACTCCCGGAATCCGCCCCAGATCCAAGATTCAGTTCGTAGATATGGGTATTATTGATAAGGTAATTCCCATCATCAGATAAAGAATAGTAATATGTACAGTCACCTATATCGACAGGGTATATATTCCTCTGCAGGTTGGTGCCTGTACGAGAAATCTGCCATATTGCATCGGTCGCCGAATCTTCATAGAAGATGATATTTTCGCCGTCAGGCAAAAATATGGGGTTGTATAAAGTACCAACAAGGCCATTGGCGTCCAGAATACGAGTGCAGCTCACCAGATTCCCGTCGGCGTTATATTCGCAGCGGAAGATTCCCCATTCACCGGTTTTAGATCTGTATCCCATAAATGTAAATTCACGGCGGGTCGGGGAAAAAGATAATGAATAAGGAGGATTTACGGTCGGATTGGTGGGTGCGTCATCAAAGAATCTGTGGAAATTAGTCCCGTCTGGTTTCATCAGATAAATGCCCTTCATAGAACCCGTCTCATAGTAACAACTGACCATGCCGTCATATTGAGACACTCTGGGCGATGATACTCTGGCATTTGCATCAGTGAAAGAGCTATGCTGAGTCAGACCGGATCCCGAGAGCGGCCTTATACCCATGTCAGTTGTCTGGCAGGCCTTAACAGAGTTGCCTGTCGCGGCAAATGTTTGCCCGTTCTTTTCACCGCGCACCTGGTAGGATCCAGCCGTCAAACCATCGATCTTGAATGCTCCCGTGGAATCGCTATAGGTGGAGCCAGAATCCTTTTCTGAGGATGCTTGGACAAGCGCTCCCTCAACCGGATTCACACCGGTTTCGTCGTAAACGGAGCCGATTATTGTCCCCTTCCCGGCCAGCACCGCATAGTTAAATACCATCTCATTGTTTGCTGTATTGCTTTCACCTGGGATAGGATTAACCCCAACCCGTAACTCATAATTTTGAGCGTTATCTGAAATCGGAACATGCCATTCAAAAGCAGCTGCCCCGCTTCGCGTCATCCCCGGCTCCACCATAGGCACGGTGACATGGCTTTGCTCTGCTCCATTGACCTTAAAATAGGCATAACAGTTTGTCAGCAGTTCAGTGCCCAGATTTTTCAAGGCAGGACGTATGGGTATCCTCTGGTCACAGATTGCAGAATCAGGCATTTCGCAACGGCTCACTGCGATATCCTTATTGGACGCAACATTAGCAGTAAATGTACCTGCGGTTGGATACCTAAAATTGTTGTTTTGACCGTCTGTGAATTCATACCAGTAATTCGTGTTCAGGCGAGTAACGAATGCTTTGGCTTCGTATAGTGCTCCCAAGCTCGGATTTCCACTCACAGGCTGCATATCATAAGGAGCTGTCACACCTGCAAAACGCAATTGTGCTTTGTTAATTTTCAGACTATATGGGTTTCTATACCAGACGCGGAATGTGCGCGTTTCTGATTTGTTAGAAGTTTGCGGAAGGACAGATTAATTATAAAGGACAGGATCTACAAGGAGGGTATGCGCTCCGGTCTCAGGCTGCCTTTTTTCATGAAGCCCTGTGGCGAACTCAAAATAATATGAGACCGTCGAGCCAGGATTGTAATGCGTACGATCGGAGAAATAATATTCAACACCATCTTTATAATTACCCTTTGGCTCCCGTGACATAGCATGAGGAACACCATTGATAACGACATTTGCTTTCCCACAGGGATTTATGCCAGAGACATTCGCATATTGGACATAATAGTTGTGATAATCGAAAAAGGAATTGCCGGGATTAGGATACACACGCTCATATTTTAAGCTGATCGGATTCAGGCCTTGGCCAATAACTATCGACGCCGAATTAGATATTGGCCCCTCATTACCCTCGTCATCAAATGCTTTAACGGCAAAATAATACGGATTACCAAAATCAAGTTGCTTTGTAGGTACTATTGAAACTGCCGCCCCTCCTGGATATGGCCCCGTCCAGGCGAGATCATCGGCCTCGTTCCAGTTTGCCTCGGTAATGGGCGATCTGCTGTATTTGATCTGGTGCCTGCTTATTCCTTTGGCACCTCCATCATCATATGGAGCAGTCCATGTTAGCCTTACGTTTGTATAATCAGTTACATGAGCTTCTAGATTAAGAATTTCGCCAGGGTTAAAATATTGGTTCACAAGACACATTTGAAAATATGGAGCTCCTTGAATATCTTTTGCATATTCTCCAAGATAGCTACTAGAATTATCCCTGCCATTCACAATTCTCGTCGCAAAGGCCTTGAACGAATTACTCAAATTCTGTGAGTCTAGAAGGCCCTTTTCCTGGGCGGCCTTCCAGATATAATAAAATATAGTCGAACCATGTATGCTAAGTTCCCGGCCTCTTAATACTAAATCGCCTAATTGTCTGGAACTATCATCTGCGGAATAATATTTCGCCCAGTTGATAGGCACAGGGCCAGCCATCTTTCCGAATGGATAGTTCAAAAAAGCGAATGCTATATCCGAACCAGCATCTATACCTTGAGATATAGGATTTAAATTATTGAGGTATATCTCATCCCACCATGCTTTAAATTCAGGGAATGTTGCCGGATCTGTTTCGTAAATTCCATAAACCGCATAATTCGCATCGACCATATCACCATTAATTACTACTTCGTTACTATCACGCAACGATACTGCCGCTTTTTTCATTTCTGTCAAACCATCTAAACTAGATTGCATATATTTATAAGCAACCCATCGTTGTGCTGTTCGTCCAAATACCAGATTATCAGTAACCATGCTGGGAAGTACTTGACCTATAGTCACCTCAAGTGCGCCCTTACATATAGAAGTGCCTAATGTTACAATTGCCCCTATCCCAGCCTTAATTGCTGTTAGATGAATCATATTTTCTGGGGTAATGCCTTTAATCCAGATAATAGATATCAATCCACCTTTGAAAATGGAATTCCTAAACCATTCTAATGGTTGGATCACCGGAACTAAATTCAATGTGACAGTAGTATAAAAAATTGCCCGATCGATTTCCGGGATTAATAAGTCCAGATATTGTTTCCCGTTCGGATTTCTAAAATATCCACCGATCAAATAATCATAGATAACGTAACTCCGCGATATCGAACTGACTATATCGCAGTCTCGTATTACATTGCCATCAAGGTCAGTAATCAACAGACATTGGTCATATGAGGGAAGGTTATATCCTGATGCTTGAATATATTGATATA contains:
- a CDS encoding carboxypeptidase regulatory-like domain-containing protein, whose translation is MPDSAICDQRIPIRPALKNLGTELLTNCYAYFKVNGAEQSHVTVPMVEPGMTRSGAAAFEWHVPISDNAQNYELRVGVNPIPGESNTANNEMVFNYAVLAGKGTIIGSVYDETGVNPVEGALVQASSEKDSGSTYSDSTGAFKIDGLTAGSYQVRGEKNGQTFAATGNSVKACQTTDMGIRPLSGSGLTQHSSFTDANARVSSPRVSQYDGMVSCYYETGSMKGIYLMKPDGTNFHRFFDDAPTNPTVNPPYSLSFSPTRREFTFMGYRSKTGEWGIFRCEYNADGNLVSCTRILDANGLVGTLYNPIFLPDGENIIFYEDSATDAIWQISRTGTNLQRNIYPVDIGDCTYYYSLSDDGNYLINNTHIYELNLGSGADSGSLVPIWDMPEDAMCGYAVPMLTHDNTRVLYTKYISGPNEDIFAAFPFTEMTPIQITFENRRDCSGCFSKDGGRMYYIRTTIEDDTRYQLWSRSIEWPSVYASNFTYSPGSGPAINNPITLDGDGVNDEASFGFALSADAWVTAKIYDCQNRLVRTLCENQLMPSGANSVTWHATDNYDLAVSLGVYWFRLEILPPGQPTVKPFTYTTHVPVLYETISIPSGGQGWVAFSPDDKYLYYRTNSPTYGFYKLDLSSGQTTLLNIPNVMTFDLNSTHLICAGVNASNKLDFKWYDINGAYLSTWQTNISSDSSLIGYSFPSIHPLNQEFIYSDAVVENGSEHWNIFKCTGPGSSIALTNNPTDELSATYSESGSSILYAVAENWDMSNIYEMSQDGTGKTQQTYHPLVELHPKSIPGCNRIALCANWAIGYYSLWSINRGGTNPWWTVIPVNIWGGNYDITSKGNLLAWTTPDIKLAILPEHLNKGSIRGRIVDDVHGVGLQDVPVVAKQGDTIISSSRSNSKGYFKLINLSEGNWDVVAGGGVYLKKTIPGLSVTAANTTDIVDLAVEPVPSAIIAKPDPSSTVGEIFGINAQPSDRCDHAILAWRESTTDPSAPWTEVGTLSSGNNYSMLFTAPGQWISGEYQLRAVGVNAADVSDTNPPYTTVKYDKTAPAINVSIGAKGAGLRGAPSSGMDVLPVITVAKQPGVTDLRSLDYQFKYSGNTEWITMGVNITSDGMDKYFNQDSIPMGQTAEFRALSVDPAGNVFTSSPASYAHQNAGDTDSDGIPDVWEKSHGLNPNDPSDGESDGDSDGLSNLSEYLVGTSITNPDSDADGLKDGEEVDQYGTNPTNPDSDNDGLQDGEEINTYHTDPNKADTDGDQMPDGWEVDNSLNPLVDDAAEDPDLDGYSNLEEYLGGTDPHNPDNYPIGVMGYWPFNEGIGSIAADVSSFGNDGMITGATWTDGINGKALLFDEANEYVDIADANTLDIKGAMTLEAWIKPDQIVSGGVIMNKPHTACVAPYTLYGLALDDTGHVCFETGGQPDVCTTAAVQPNEWAYIAGTYDGAVKCIYLNGKLDNSANASGAIVTNDMPVRIGQNPAGACQETFRGVVDEARISNEALSAAEIADRYNQFAYTPTPTPTVTPTGNPTEIPTLTPTATPTQTPVSPLWIKPGPLKAGEQFTLDLSLTQDITRTFDLYFIADTPYGPYTIFLDGKVVPGIQPLYRNVPGYAAPYSVTIKPGAKIPLSMAGATVCFYVVTVEAGKIPPVSSLQELGPGSLYVITFDKAQAVVN
- the infB gene encoding translation initiation factor IF-2, translating into MGVRIYTLARELGIEAQGLIDRLAVMGIKVKSHSSSIEEDVAAKLREEVRPSSKKEVKRKAAPAAGAKPPAKPKAKKAARAAESAPRKAKPPATPPVATAPAAAAKKAVHPEKAPPPPPVAGGAPCPVAEKITVALPVNVRKMGEIFHIKSEDLIRTLMKFGVMATINQNLDAETVEIIAHEYGREVELVREPDAAAAAAAEEERDRAPRAPVVTFMGHIDHGKTSLLDAIRETKVVSQEAGGITQHIGAYEVELEKGRITFLDTPGHETFTAMRARGANVTDIAVLVVAADDGVMPQTREAIDHARAAKVPIVVAINKIDKPGASPEKVRRQLMELELAPEEYGGQTICCDVSAITKQGLDHLLEMIILQAEMMELKASPTAPARGVIIEAKMDKERGAVATALVRKGTLRMGDPIVCGVCSGKIKALFNYRGERVREGGPAKPVEVLGLNGVPQPGEELRVVESEREAKRMAESLRMERGASGVRETAKMTLEELYSKIAAGKVKELDLILKGDVQGSVEALRDALKTMGNEKVSVNIIRCAVGDVNENDIMLASASDAVAIGFHTRIDLGAKELSRKENVEIKLYDVIYKVIEDVRKALEGLLEPAIKETIVGRAEVKQLFRAAKGEPVAGSVVIEGKVVENARARVIRGDKIVQEGEISSIRRFKDPVKEAKSGMECGIRLANLTDIQEGDIIEVFKMEKIPQKL
- a CDS encoding fibronectin type III domain-containing protein → MKHVPPTNSLTSKLALAFFTVLMLVIRNHTPAYANPPDIHFDNPDFIYKVLVTTDGASDQYLIGRPSAELYQYIQASGYNLPSYDQCLLITDLDGNVIRDCDIVSSISRSYVIYDYLIGGYFRNPNGKQYLDLLIPEIDRAIFYTTVTLNLVPVIQPLEWFRNSIFKGGLISIIWIKGITPENMIHLTAIKAGIGAIVTLGTSICKGALEVTIGQVLPSMVTDNLVFGRTAQRWVAYKYMQSSLDGLTEMKKAAVSLRDSNEVVINGDMVDANYAVYGIYETDPATFPEFKAWWDEIYLNNLNPISQGIDAGSDIAFAFLNYPFGKMAGPVPINWAKYYSADDSSRQLGDLVLRGRELSIHGSTIFYYIWKAAQEKGLLDSQNLSNSFKAFATRIVNGRDNSSSYLGEYAKDIQGAPYFQMCLVNQYFNPGEILNLEAHVTDYTNVRLTWTAPYDDGGAKGISRHQIKYSRSPITEANWNEADDLAWTGPYPGGAAVSIVPTKQLDFGNPYYFAVKAFDDEGNEGPISNSASIVIGQGLNPISLKYERVYPNPGNSFFDYHNYYVQYANVSGINPCGKANVVINGVPHAMSREPKGNYKDGVEYYFSDRTHYNPGSTVSYYFEFATGLHEKRQPETGAHTLLVDPVLYN
- the nusA gene encoding transcription termination factor NusA, which produces MNGELLAGFEYLERERGISRDVLIEAVESSLLSAARKSAGQVKNLSVEIERETGRIKACCDVTVVDEVKAPEEEITLASAREINPDAKIGDTIRREIRVKDFGRIAAQTAKQVIIQRIKEAEHKIVFNDYKDRAGEIITAAVRRYERGNVILDLGKAEAILPQAEQCPRESYGVNRRFKVYIVEVKDSPKGPEIVVSRSHPELVRKLFELEVPEIGEGTVEIKAVARDPGFRTKIAVHSKTEKVDPVGACVGMRGARVKDVVHELNGERVDIIRWSEDPAVFITNALSPAKPREVKVLGEGSAEIMVDDDQFSLAVGKKGQGIRLVSRLTGWKIDIKKASDKDREVKEAEVPVDQLEGLGRKVISSLVESGYKSLGALRKATSDDLMKIAGIGEKTAGKIVRAAAGFRVAGKEEVPKKTVAPAEEPKPAEGESTAGEAPAGVSEPQEDTRGDGHGAQGEGEAPPEETTADQQEEVKEAE